TTTACAAGCTCAATTTGGGTCCAGGAGTGCAAGTACTCCTTTGACGTCAATATTGACCGGCACACAATTATCCAGTCAACACAAATTAATTTACCCAGTGTATTTCCTAATACTGCCAAATTATTTCAACTTTctccatgttttttttttttgccaatttCCATCATTATATTTTTATACGTACGGAATACTTCAGTATTAACACACAGTTTTGACTGAATAAACGTAATAATCTTTATGTAATCCATACTGATaattgttgtgggcaaaattaccgtgccttcgtgtaccaataaggacgtgacacatggcacgtattgcgccccctaaagcagaaatcatacgaagtctactccgaggcatgggtattaatctaggtatctacagtgtatgtatttaagtgtgtataaatgtatgtataaaacctatacctggaaaggggcttaattagtatgtatcccaagtgaatgactaagcacaataggcccaaacagcccactattgccaaaagaggccagagaattgtaaggagaaaggacacgtgtcctcctcccattccccagccaatcatgtaaggggaatattaggtcattcccccaaaaacctagtactataaatattcccacttccctagaaaaaagggtcacaatcaatacattctagagcaattactgctctgccttctctctactttctctctctataaaaatacaatcttgtttaatctgtaaaagttaccaagaaacctcccaggtatctcaccggaaaaaccccacaacatttggcgccgtctgtggggaggtacggtaacatggaagatcaacgacaggacaacgatgctgggcggcctacacgcgtagagcggccacccctcgaaagagaaatgccgactgaacatcatacgccggccacaagaatcactgaagatgccgcacgtacatttgcggccgggcacacccctcgtcacactgccgaggtagaggtgctcagcgaggaggacgaccaggccaatcgcacccctcctggaggacacctggatcctcgggtggatacggtaatagaggagaaccctgatatgcctgtctctgtgggtgctcttcgggtatgctgatttacaccactgctgtggctgcaaatcatgagaggccggcaagcaataggccaacactttctttacgccccccaaatgtctggaccaggctgacaggcgaggacTTAAGGAGACAGCCGCCAACAAGTCAGCCAAATCAGAccatgtcttacctaccacgccgaatgccacggcggctggtcggagaaacgtcccgaggacgtgagcagccacgcgcagagcagttgcccgactctgagtcggaactttctgacaccgggtcaacccccgtcatgccggatagacctctccctcatccaacttatacgcatctgagccaggcacgtccaggggccacccgtccaacccgtcaaactcgcggacgcgagtcctcCCTGCGGCTACCTTACTCCAGGCGTCAAGACCCtgtatatcacattcaggagggggtgtccaacatggcattagggcacaccaccccttttgcagactctatcatgagagccccgagggaacccaaagtcaagccgcccaacattgatgcttacgatggtaccacagatccggacatgcacctcttggtttaccggcatcacatgtatgtccaaggaacaactgactcaacttggtgtaagtatttcccgggcacactcaaaggagtagcctctaagtggttcgagagacttccagccggaactattcgctctttttcggagctcgagctattgttctctactcggttcatggctcacaaggaagagaagaagacgagcatgcatctgagtaggattcagcaagggaaggacgagtccctgaggagttatgtgaagagattcaatctagaggcagggcaaattccggatttgccagatggtgttgcattcgataacttcattcgagggcttaaaaagggctctttcaagtttgatctggtaaagaaaagcgtccgaacaatggcagaagtgctggatgaggcggaggccttcattcatgcaacagagatttgcagcgtcccgaaagaccccagaggaagtgataacgccgagctagcggcaaaaaaggagaaatttgaaaagaagaaccggcctaacgggacgtgggctattgcaaaagaatcagacagggccaccggagcggcaggtcagaaacggcccagaacttatgatcgagagcgtttcgagtataacacagacatgtacacaatcctgatggacgtcgggtccaaatatgacattgatcgtccatttcccatgaagtcaccaccagaaagtagggaccccaaactgtactgtcactttcacagtgacattgggcatgacaccaatgaatgtaagagcttgaaaagggcattggatggcctagccaccaaggggttcttaaaaagttatatcagcaggaacacgggaggttctggcaaacccttctacaagaaaaacaaatcccccccctcggaggaagatgggaatcgtaccgacccggagtgcgtggcagtcatctcaggaggattggccgccggcgggccgaccatgaggggccagaaggattatgccaagcgactgggacaagtgatgctgtccggcaaggccacagttgacccgtttccaaaagttgaaatcggcgaggccgaccgtgggaaaatctccaccccgcacgacgatcctttggtaattgagttaaaagtagctaacctaagggttaggcgtattttggttgatacaggaagttcgtcggacataattagtctagagtgcttgaatcggctgcaacatgatccctcaaaaattgagaaaatccactatcccattataggcttcggaggtagtgtcatccacccagtcggcataattacccttcctctgaggatgggaaataaaaaggaatctcggcaaatggatgtccgttttctcatagtgaaagatctgacggcatataacatcatcttggggcgtcccacgttgaacagggcaaaggctgtcattgtgactcatctgatgcttcttaagatcatttgtgacgatgggagcgtcagcactatacatggtgaccagcaacaagctagagattgctacctaaccaccttgagtccagaagcatgggggacgggtgaagagaaagggacgtcgagcaacaaacgaaaatgtggcgacacgcaacccaaggtcgtcaaagaaacattaactatctcagcagggcacatggaagagagacgcccagagcctgttggggcccatttcaatgtggttttaaacacagacaaacctgacagagtagtgcccattgggatttctcctgacgacccgctggcggcagaattggtccaccttttgagagaatttgaagatatctttgctttcacggtggacgaaatgccgggtattgaccctgctgtggccgtccataagctgaatgtggacccaaccgttaaaccggttcgtcagaagaaaaggaaccatggggaagatagaaatcaggcggcagccgcggaaatacagaagttgatggaggctgggttcgtcaggcctagtcagtaccccgactgggttgctaatgtggtcctcgtcaaaaaacctaatggtacctggagaatgtgtgttgattacaccaacctcaatagggcatgtccaaaggacagtttcccattgcccaagattgaccggctcgtcgactctacagcggggcatgccatgatgagctttatggatgcctactcagggtttcaccagattccgttgtggcctgacgaccaggagaaaacgtcatttgttactgaacaaggcctttactgctacaaggtgatgccgtttgggttaaaaaatgcaccggccacttttcagcgtcttattaacactgtgttcattaagcagctcggcaggaatattgaagcttacattgacgatatgatcgtaaaaagtaagctgagggcggcgcatataactgatctcagagagacatttgagactattcgagcttacaacatgaggttgaatcctaagaagtgtgtgttcggggtgacggcaggcaaattcttaggtttcttgattgatgaaagaggaattgaagctaacccagacaaaatccaggcagtaattgatatgagctcaccaaagacagtgaaggaggtccagcggctcacaggttgcttggccgccctgggcagattcctttccagggctggagataagtgccactacttttttagatctgtcagaaagaaggccaagtttgaatggtcggacgaggccgaggcggcattggtcagattaaaggagcacttacacaccttgcctcgtcttgttagtcccttgctaggagagactttgtacatgtatctcgccgtgtccgagcactcgttgagtgccgttctactgacagagagggagggaatacagatgccggtatactttgtcagtcatgttcttcaaaatgctgaagttagatatcctacagtggaaaagtttggcttagctctgttcatggccagcaaaaagctccgtccttatttcttagctcacaaaattgtgatctacaccgatcagccgctcaaactgcccttcacaaagctggaggcgtcaggacgaatgctgaattgggcaatagagctgaacgcctttgatatcacctatgagccgaggaaagctgtcaaggggcaggcatgtgccgacttcattgttgaaatgacgaggccagactttgccaagaatacaagcacagtgtggacagtgtatgtagacggctcatccacacagaatggatgtggagcagggataatctgtcactccccagaaggagatacttttgaatatgctatgcgatttaacttccaggcgtcaaataatgaagccgaatatgaagccctgctttgtggcattaaaatgtgtaaggcggcaggcgccgaggagattgtagcactatctgactcccaactgattgtgagccaagttaatgggacctacgaagctagggatccgactatggtcaaatacatgcaggccgtccatcaggaagtagagccactgaaaagttttgaagtaaggcaagtccctcgctcggaaaataaccaagctgatgccctgtcaaagttggcaagttccgcgtcttgtgatacccctcggcacgtgttctgggaggtaaaagagcacaaaagtgttgagcaaatggaagtggaaactcttgacagaacgtccacatggatggatgacatagtaaacttcaaaatgaatggagtcttgcccgaagactcaagggaagcggcaaaacttcaaaagaaatgttcttggtttgaaatgtggaacggcaccctctacaaaaaggcctactcccgtcctttgttaagatgtgtaacacctgagaaggggcaggaaattttagaagaccttcatcaggggttgtgcagctcgcatattggtggaagggctttggctgaaaaggcacttcgaaccggctattactggccgacccttaaggaggacgcaatctcactggtcaagaagtgtgacaaatgtcagcgcttttctcacctaatacatcaaccggcacgagttctgacgcccattataagcccaattccatttgctaaatgggggatggatctcctaggcccattcacgaccgcaccaggaggaaggcgttatgtcatcgttgccgtagattacttcaccaaatgggtggaggcagaagcgctcaaaaacataaaaactgctgatgtgagagcattcatttggaagaacatcatgactcgctttgggattccacaggctatagtcttcgataatgggccccagtttgagacgcctaagctgaaagagtggctggcagatcacggtatacacacctgttttgcatcagtcggacgaccccaagccaatggtcaggttgaggcgttcaacaaaattatctctgaaggaattaaaaagaagcttgacgaagccaaaggtctatgggctgatgagctgccaaatgtcttatggtccatccgcaccacggctaagaattcaaccggtgaaacgcCCTTcctgctagcctatggcgccgaggctgtcctacccatagaaatgtgtgagccaacgttgagagtcatgctgtatgacgaaaatgctaactgggagacaatgaaagcagccttggactttctgcccgaggttagaggaaatgcagcgctcaggcaacaactgtacaagataaggatggcaagagaatacaacaagagagtctctaatagagtgctcaaagtgggagattttgtcctcagaaaaatggagtccacaggacgagcaaatgaacaaggtaagctgacgcccacttgggagggaccttacgagatctatgatgaagttagagatggaacctaccgcattcaagacatgcaaggccaCCCTATTTcacgcacttggaatgccgacaacctcaagaaatatttcttctaagatatgtgctaagccttgtcttacttaccacgatccattgcccaaggggcggcctctaatggtcatagtagggtagtaattacttttgtaaccggctaaattctccttgcaaagttataaataatactactctatttgtttcgtaatatttattgttcgcacaatgaatataaacatatacactccaatgcataaccaaagcctaattgtatgacggcctgagaagtggcccagattagcaaaaactcagcaagactaattgtttgaagcctaagtagtggcccagattagcaccaagttgtaggctgatcacctatccaactacCCTCCTAATAtaagcaagccgctggccgacCAGTACAGCTTAATACGTGCCAGCGGcgtgaacaactttgaaacataggttgttcgctcaaaagcccagcggcatgaacaactttgaaacataggttgttcgctcaaaagcccagcggcatgaacaactttgaaacataggttgttcgctcaaaagcccagcggcatgaacaactttgaaacataggttgttcgctcaaaagcccagcggcatgaacaaactttgaaacatagggtgtttgctaaaaagcgcggcggcacgaatgtttggccggccagtccgtttgacgagcatgtctagcggcaatcatacctattgattgacttgcgtcaatcaatatcgttatagacacgctcgccaaagaaagtgacgaccaaagtagggcctagcgcatgctcagttgccagcggcaccaaacacttggaaacaaaggttgtccgctcaaaaagttcagcggcacgattaacttcgaaacaaagcctaattgtataaACTcgaaactttgaaacatagggtgtttgctaaaaagcgcggcggcacgaatgtttggccggccagtccgtttgacgagcatgtctagcggcaatcatacctattgattgacttgcgtcaatcaatatcgtcatagacacgctcgccaaagaaagtgacgaccaaagtagggcctagcgcatgctcagttgccagcggcaccaaacacttggaaacaaaggttgtccgctcaaaagttcagcggcacgattaacttcgaaacaaaggtttcttgctaaaaagcgcggcggcacgaatgtttggccggccagtccatttgacgagcatgtctagcggcaatcatacctattgattgacttgcgccaatcaatatcgttatagacacgctcgccaaagaaagtgacgaccaaagtagggcctagcgcctactcagttgcctgcggcattaACGTGCTTAGTGTACTCTCGGATGCACCTTGGcaaccatacctattgattaagcctattaagcctattgatcaaggaataatcaaattatgaagagcaagtaaatgcgagataggagaaacatcaaaaaacctatttacttataaaacaacgcccgtagaaaggcgtgtgaaagtagctcagaattcctgaccaggaaaaagaaagagaattgttgtgtgctcagcaggcacaatgatacagacgccatcagcgccaaaactttacaacataattgtttttgcccttaggcactggaacacttgaataaaattttttaaaaaaaaataggaaaggAAACAAATCAGGGGgcggccgcatcgtcctcgtcatcagatgatacaaactcagggggcggctgaccaagacgttcagcagccaacacagcggcactgtgctccattcgccgctggaaccacccaagatcatactctgacatgtggctctcccaggcgtgcttaacagcgtccttggtcgcttgttccccctgatcataggattccagaagacgctcacgcaaggtgcgaacttgcgatctggccgtctctagctccccacgaagatgctcggcttcctcagccgcctctttgacctgagggtactcctacaactggtcctgaagcgcccgtatttccgccgccgctgtcttggcttcctcgaccattgccaccatgtccttgtcctgcgccaagatcttcttaagcagctcggccttgtcagatctcaacgcagccacctccttcgcttgaaggtctatggtcgtctacatctgcaggcggacctcttcaatggacttgaacgcatagtcaccatggtgggtggactcagccacctgagctttgagctcctcagcagtgcgggcCTTCCAgctcttgcagaattccatgcggcagaacaactgcagaagaagctacatattagtaaatgactctaaaagggaagacaagtacaagcaagttggaaatagacttacgtcgagaagagtggcctggatcgcaccaaactgggcgtcagtcttgcggccaggaagagaagcaacatactcagcggggacggccttaaaaaccttgcggcatatagccaccctatcctttgacgaatagtgtggagtagcaggtacgttctcatcctcggcagcagctgcatccttccctttgtctttggctataggaaaaacaatggccttaggatgacgcggagagtaagaagaactgccagaggaggctcgatacgtctgaacgacgttcgaataatacttaccgcccgaagacctagctcggcgggccacctccgccggtatctgagagcggacgtcggccgggattcccgaaagagggtcctccaccaagtccaccaccagagacggcttgtccacgcccatctcttcgtcatcagggcatcccccctcagcaaccttcgactcgtctttcttcacgagacggcgaggtagaggttttggcttcttgaaggtactcggagtctccgagccagccggcacagctctcttcttcagctgggacagagtcgtccccttcttcttccctgacgccctagccgcgtccttagcttgctaaaaaagaaaggacagtcaaatattaggcctcgtcatctatcgcaagtcactcaccatgtagtggctcgtcatttaaaaggacgcccgtcttcaaaatgacgaggcgtacctcatcgaTCAGAAgccactcacaagatagtggctcgtcattaaaaaggacgcccgtcttaaaaatgacgaggcgtaccttatcaatcgcaagacactcacaagatagtggctcgtcattaaaaaggacgcccgttttaaaaatgacgaggcgtaccttatcaatcacaagtcactcacaagatagtggctcgtcattaaaaaggacgcccgttttaaaaatgacgaggcgtaccttatcaatcacaagtcactcacaagatagtggctcgtcattaaaaaggacgcccgtttttaaaaaaaaatgacgaggcgtaccttatcaatcacaagtcactcacaagatagtggctcgtcattaaaaaggacgcccgtcttaaaaatgacgaggcgtaccttatcaatcacaagtcactcacaaatagtggctcgtcattaaaaaggacgcccgtcttaaaaatgacgaggcataccttatcaatcacaagtcactcacaagatagtggctcgtcattaaaaaggacgcccgtcttaaaaatgacgaggcgtaccttatcaatcacaagtcactcaataaatagtggctcgccattaaaaaggacgcccgtcttaaaaatgacgaggcgtaccttatcaagggCAAGTCAATCGCAGaaaagtggctcgtcattaaaaaggacgcccgtcccaaaaatgacgaggcgtaccctatcaatcacgaGTCACTTGAAAAAACGCTAACTAAGGGGCCCGTcaataaaaagtgacgaggcctaccttagcaaa
This genomic stretch from Spinacia oleracea cultivar Varoflay chromosome 3, BTI_SOV_V1, whole genome shotgun sequence harbors:
- the LOC130470659 gene encoding uncharacterized protein isoform X1; translated protein: MGVDKPSLVVDLVEDPLSGIPADVRSQIPAEVARRARSSGGKYYSNVVQTYRASSGSSSYSPRHPKAIVFPIAKDKGKDAAAAEDENVPATPHYSSKDRVAICRKVFKAVPAEYVASLPGRKTDAQFGAIQATLLDLFCRMEFCKSWKARTAEELKAQVAESTHHGDYAFKSIEEVRLQM
- the LOC130470659 gene encoding uncharacterized protein isoform X2, with product MGVDKPSLVVDLVEDPLSGIPADVRSQIPAEVARRARSSGAKDKGKDAAAAEDENVPATPHYSSKDRVAICRKVFKAVPAEYVASLPGRKTDAQFGAIQATLLDLFCRMEFCKSWKARTAEELKAQVAESTHHGDYAFKSIEEVRLQM